The following proteins are co-located in the Vigna angularis cultivar LongXiaoDou No.4 chromosome 2, ASM1680809v1, whole genome shotgun sequence genome:
- the LOC108327300 gene encoding receptor-like protein 6 — translation MMVTSTPMMVGDGKMLVCCILAPGSLLARWLSNDVVVAQCRSDSQVALFDEVVMTHEAPTTFNDRFIDLNKNIKGYQFYDPKLKISFETGITTFFEDIEFGGKNKQNLVFNPNTSNKLVHWNQSSDCCQWNGVTCSKGHVTGLDLSEESISGKLHDSTLFHLQYLLHLNLAYNDFNSSIPFKFDKLKNLRSLNLSNAGFHGQIPSQISQLTNLTTLDLSTSLVWQHFFKLQKPNISMFLQNLTKLSELYLDGVRVSAVGKEWCHALSSLQKLKVLSMSSCDITGPIDSSLATLKGLTVIRLNQNSISSSVPEFFANFSNLNVLELSSCRLSGHFPKGIFQIQTLNVLDISNNKDLHGALPNFQEDAVLLHTMNLSNTNFSGKLPSSISNLKQLSVLDLSNCQFIETLPISMSELTQLVYLDLSFNKFTGSLPSFTMVKNLRYLSLSHNRLNGTISTHFEGLENLLVINLGDNSLKGKIPVSLFTLPSLQELTLSHNGFNGPLDEFSNVSSSKLQLIDLSSNSLQGPFPVSLFHLEGLRFLQLSANEFSGTIALDRIQRLQTLHTLGLSHNNLSVDITLIDEHDISSFPNMKYLLLGSCNLRKIPGFLRNHPQLHALDLSNNQIHGIIPNWIWRFDSLVYLNLSNNFLTTMEGPFDDLHSKLYILDLHSNQLLGSIPTFTEYAVHLDYSSNNFSTSPLDLENYIPFVHFLSLSNNNFQGKIHEAFCNFSYLRLLDLSYNSFNGFIPKCLMTRNSTLRVLNLARNKLQGFLSDTISSSCNLRFLNLNENLLGGAIPNSLANCQSLQVLNLGNNLFSDRFPCFLRNISTLRVLILRSNKLNGSISCPHSTTNWEMLHIVDLSYNNFTGTLPGALLRSWTKMIGNQTESQEEQGTLYFDMFDNHDNMRYNNLFSVISQFLVIKLYKLLSTEPYTVADHIFAYYVTSNQFGGRYLDSVTIVSRAQQTKWTKIPSALTSLDLSWNHFQGPIPQELSCLTALYALNLSHNGFSSNIPSSIGNLRNLESMDLSNNRLGGEIPVELLNLNFLAYLNLSFNHLRGRIPSGGQMYTFEASSFKGNEGLCGPPLKDCSNGRVGDPLPTPVYEMHGSIEINFLSVELGFIFGFGIFILPLMLLKSWRLLYWQTVDNFLQRVVPQLDFVYDHYEGKRYKSLRWMG, via the coding sequence CAAAATCTTGTATTCAACCCAAACACTTCCAACAAATTGGTTCACTGGAACCAAAGTAGTGATTGCTGTCAATGGAATGGAGTAACATGCAGCAAGGGCCATGTAACTGGTCTTGACTTGAGTGAGGAGTCTATTTCTGGAAAACTACATGATTCCACTCTATTTCATCTGCAATATTTGCTGCATTTGAATCTAGCTTACAATGATTTCAACTCTTCTATTCCTTTCAAGTTTGACAAGCTCAAGAATTTGAGGTCTTTGAATTTGTCAAATGCTGGATTTCATGGACAGATTCCTTCCCAGATTTCTCAACTGACAAATTTGACGACACTTGACTTGTCTACATCACTTGTCTGGCAACATTTTTTCAAACTGCAGAAGCCAAATATCAGCATGTTCTTGCAGAATCTTACCAAACTCTCAGAACTATATCTTGATGGTGTAAGGGTATCTGCTGTGGGAAAGGAGTGGTGTCATGCTTTGTCTTCTCTTCAAAAGCTTAAAGTGTTGAGCATGTCATCATGTGATATCACAGGGCCAATTGATTCTTCATTGGCAACTCTTAAGGGACTCACTGTCATTAGACTGAATCAAAACAGTATCTCAAGCTCTGTGCCAGAATTTTTTGCAAATTTCTCCAATTTGAATGTTTTGGAGCTTAGCAGTTGCAGGTTGAGTGGCCATTTTCCAAAGGGTATCTTTCAAATACAAACTCTTAATGTTCTTGATATATCAAATAACAAGGATCTTCATGGAGCTTTGCCAAACTTCCAAGAAGATGCAGTTCTTCTTCACACCATGAATCTCAGTAATACAAATTTCTCAGGGAAATTACCAAGTTCTATTTCCAATCTAAAGCAGCTGTCTGTGTTAGATCTATCTAACTGCCAATTCATTGAAACACTGCCAATTTCAATGTCAGAACTCACTCAACTTGTTTACTTGGACTTGTCTTTTAACAAGTTTACCGGTTCACTCCCCTCTTTCACGATGGTGAAGAATCTCAGATATTTATCTCTCTCTCACAATAGATTGAATGGAACCATTTCAACTCATTTTGAGGGACTTGAAAATCTCCTCGTCATCAATTTAGGAGATAATTCTCTCAAGGGAAAAATTCCTGTGTCACTTTTTACACTTCCATCTTTACAAGAACTCACCCTTTCTCATAATGGATTTAACGGTCCATTGGATGAATTCTCAAATGTTTCTTCCTCTAAATTACAGTTGATTGACTTGAGCAGCAACAGCTTGCAGGGCCCTTTTCCTGTATCTCTGTTTCATCTTGAAGGACTTCGTTTCCTACAACTTTCTGCAAATGAATTCAGTGGCACCATAGCACTTGATAGGATCCAGAGACTACAAACTTTACATACTTTAGGTCTTTCACACAACAACTTGTCAGTTGATATAACTTTAATTGATGAACATGACATTTCATCCTTTCCTAACatgaaatatttattgttgGGATCTTGCAATCTGAGAAAAATTCCAGGATTCTTGAGAAATCACCCTCAATTGCATGCTTTAGACCTATCCAACAACCAGATTCATGGAATAATACCTAACTGGATTTGGAGATTTGACTCTCTGGTTTATCTAAATCTTTCCAACAATTTTCTCACAACTATGGAAGGACCCTTCGATGATCTGCATTCCAAACTATACATTCTTGATCTTCATTCCAATCAACTTCTTGGATCAATTCCTACTTTCACAGAATATGCTGTCCATTTGGACTACTCAAGCAATAATTTCAGCACTTCCCCACTTGACTTGGAAAACTACATCCCTTTTGTTCACTTTCTCTCCCTTTCAAACAACAACTTTCAAGGTAAAATCCATGAAGccttttgtaatttttcataTCTCCGCTTGCTTGATCTTTCCTACAACAGCTTCAACGGCTTCATTCCCAAGTGTTTGATGACAAGGAACAGTACCCTCAGAGTACTAAATCTTGCACGAAACAAACTCCAGGGTTTTCTTTCTGATACCATTTCAAGTTCATGTAATCTAAGGTTCCTTAACCTCAATGAAAATCTCTTGGGTGGTGCTATCCCAAATTCTCTAGCCAACTGTCAgagtttacaagtcttaaatcTTGGAAACAATCTCTTCAGCGACAGATTTCCATGCTTCTTAAGGAACATTTCCACCCTACGAGTGCTAATCTTGAGGTCAAATAAACTCAATGGTTCCATTTCATGCCCACATAGCACTACCAATTGGGAGATGCTTCATATAGTGGATCTATCCTACAATAACTTCACAGGTACACTACCAGGAGCATTATTGAGAAGCTGGACAAAAATGATTGGTAATCAAACAGAATCCCAGGAAGAGCAGGGGACATTATATTTTGACATGTTTGATAATCATGACAACATGCGTTACAATAATTTGTTCTCTGTTATCAGCCAGTTTCtggtaataaaattatacaaactGTTGTCAACTGAACCTTACACTGTGGCTGACCACATATTTGCTTACTATGTTACTTCTAACCAATTTGGTGGTCGCTATTTGGATTCAGTTACAATTGTGTCCAGAGCACAACAAACGAAGTGGACCAAAATTCCTTCAGCCTTGACTTCCTTGGATCTCTCATGGAACCATTTTCAAGGTCCAATACCTCAAGAACTTTCTTGTTTGACAGCACTGTATGCTCTTAACTTGTCCCATAATGGTTTCTCAAGCAATATTCCCTCATCAATTGGAAATTTGAGGAATCTTGAATCCATGGACTTGTCAAATAACAGACTGGGTGGAGAAATCCCAGTTGAGCTTCTGAACTTGAATTTTCTAGCATACTTGAATCTCTCGTTTAATCATTTGAGGGGTAGAATCCCAAGTGGTGGTCAAATGTACACATTTGAAGCGAGTTCTTTTAAGGGCAATGAAGGATTATGTGGGCCACCCCTGAAAGATTGCAGCAATGGAAGAGTGGGAGATCCACTTCCAACACCAGTATATGAAATGCATGGATCAATTGAGATAAATTTCTTGAGTGTGGAGTTGGGATTCATTTTTGGCTTTGGAATCTTCATCCTTCCCCTTATGTTGTTGAAGAGTTGGAGGCTTTTGTATTGGCAAACAGTGGATAATTTCCTTCAAAGGGTTGTGCCTCAACTTGATTTTGTCTATGATCACTACGAAGGAAAAAGGTACAAGTCTCTAAGATGGATGGGGTAG
- the LOC108328083 gene encoding kinetochore protein SPC24 homolog, giving the protein MAEPSRNMEVEKLISYTDDLVKVLVEPRDLNNLSYCHQQNLSLSSSSHSHHQDVRSSLQDCEKKVDACKQKIEEARSETVADAELDLLQRELEEELEKERLLKEEFRAIGDEFNDLEQQWISVQEQKKTLQKIEKTKLRAQMILSMYASVTNIVPDLGEQSKISGYIVDKHKDAVEKFEYDTSKMTAFDICNGVWKIISE; this is encoded by the exons ATGGCGGAACCTTCAAGAAACATGGAGGTGGAGAAGCTGATCTCCTATACCGACGATCTCGTTAAGGTATTGGTTGAACCGCGTGACCTCAACAACCTCTCATATTGTCACCAACAaaacctctctctctcttcctcttcccATTCCCACCACCAAGACGTTCGCTCCTCCCTCCAAG ATTGTGAGAAAAAAGTAGATGCTTGCAAACAGAAAATAGAGGAAGCTAGATCTGAGACTGTTGCTGACGCGGAACTGGACCTTCTGCAGAGAGAACTGGAGGAAGAACTTGAAAAAGAACGTTTGTTGAAAGAAGAGTTTAGA GCCATTGGCGATGAGTTTAATGATCTAGAACAGCAGTGGATTTCTGTCCAAGAGCAAAAGAAGACCTTGCAGAAAATTGAGAAGACTAAGCTAAGGGCACA gATGATACTGTCAATGTATGCTTCTGTGACAAATATTGTGCCTGACCTGGGTGAACAGTCCAAAATCTCAGGCT ATATTGTGGATAAGCATAAAGACGCAGTTGAGAAGTTTGAATATGATACCTCTAAGATGACTGCTTTTGATATATGTAATGGTGTTTGGAAAATAATTAGTGAGTGA